One segment of Syntrophorhabdales bacterium DNA contains the following:
- a CDS encoding tyrosine-type recombinase/integrase, with translation MEPDDVKRLLRKRFTPRDKCMILMLLRSGMRISESLALKLEDIDLRKRTVTIRESAKTGNARITYLSDDAYNALRKWMKARKANTKFLLYARGETNMSYSTARSSFSKCLRKAHLVRKGYTLHSLRHAFASELLCAGMPLESLQILMGHSDIEVTRRYARLTDKALEKDYFEAMKIIERGAIDGSYRSVYQI, from the coding sequence ATGGAGCCAGATGACGTAAAAAGATTGCTTCGGAAGAGATTCACCCCGAGGGATAAATGCATGATTCTGATGCTGTTACGATCCGGCATGCGTATTTCTGAGTCGCTCGCCCTGAAGCTTGAGGACATCGATCTCAGGAAACGCACCGTGACAATACGTGAAAGTGCAAAGACCGGAAACGCAAGAATCACCTACCTGAGCGACGATGCCTACAACGCGCTTCGGAAATGGATGAAAGCACGAAAGGCCAATACAAAATTCCTGCTCTACGCGCGCGGTGAGACGAACATGAGCTATTCAACCGCCCGGTCCAGCTTTTCCAAGTGTCTCAGAAAAGCTCACCTCGTGCGAAAGGGGTACACGCTGCATAGTTTACGTCATGCTTTCGCAAGTGAATTGCTGTGCGCCGGAATGCCCCTCGAGTCCCTTCAAATTCTTATGGGCCATTCGGATATTGAGGTAACGCGAAGGTACGCGCGACTGACAGACAAGGCACTTGAAAAGGATTACTTCGAGGCCATGAAAATAATTGAAAGGGGGGCTATCGATGGATCATACCGAAGTGTTTACCAGATATAG
- a CDS encoding tyrosine-type recombinase/integrase — protein MTCDVIGEYIGFLHHRRLKPKTINCYLDGIRKFYDYLKFEERRDIVNPVKNEYKQILPKPLPRFLKDQELRMLLRHVTHMRDRAMLLLMLRCGLRVGEATNLTFPAIDFGRRSILVLNGKFRKDRIVYMSDDTIDALHAYMETRPPSKVSRVFLVQKGLYRGKPLSIRGIQKRMEQYAKSTGVSVSCHRFRHTMATQLLNADAMLPTVQQLMGHGCVSSTQRYAGVSNTKVRRDYFKAMAIILGANRSEDRRLTIKSKTQE, from the coding sequence GTGACCTGCGACGTCATAGGTGAATATATTGGTTTTCTCCACCACAGAAGGCTGAAGCCGAAGACGATAAATTGCTATCTTGATGGAATCCGAAAGTTCTACGACTACCTCAAATTCGAAGAGCGAAGGGATATCGTCAATCCCGTGAAAAACGAGTATAAGCAGATACTGCCCAAGCCTTTACCAAGATTTCTTAAGGATCAGGAGTTGAGGATGCTCCTGCGTCACGTCACCCACATGAGGGATCGTGCGATGCTACTTCTGATGCTGCGGTGCGGTCTGAGGGTAGGAGAAGCGACCAATCTCACCTTTCCGGCAATAGACTTCGGAAGAAGAAGTATCCTCGTCTTGAATGGCAAGTTTCGGAAAGATCGGATTGTCTATATGAGCGACGATACCATCGATGCCTTGCACGCATATATGGAGACGAGACCACCATCAAAGGTATCAAGGGTGTTCTTGGTCCAGAAAGGCCTCTATAGAGGCAAACCGTTATCAATTCGCGGCATCCAGAAACGAATGGAGCAATATGCGAAGAGCACGGGAGTATCCGTTTCATGTCACCGTTTTCGCCACACCATGGCAACACAGTTGTTGAATGCGGACGCGATGCTTCCGACGGTTCAACAACTTATGGGCCATGGCTGCGTTTCAAGCACCCAACGGTATGCCGGGGTTTCGAATACAAAGGTAAGGCGTGATTACTTCAAGGCAATGGCAATCATACTCGGAGCGAATAGATCAGAAGATCGGAGGCTAACAATAAAGAGCAAAACACAAGAGTAA
- a CDS encoding YkgJ family cysteine cluster protein produces the protein MGRKKGQNRRSMVIEKDVNRVRLLAEANEEENWRFRSYLKGANLSTAALDRLVWRHLEAVTRHIDCCACANCCRAVSPLLTTKDVRRLAGHLGMEQAQLISDYLRPSKQKGRYALGQLPCRFLNGTRCSAYDVRPDDCRSFPHLHKREFRSRLIGVVENCSICPIVYNVFEGLKSALWGRGRQSG, from the coding sequence ATGGGGCGGAAGAAAGGACAGAACAGGAGAAGCATGGTTATCGAGAAAGACGTTAACCGGGTCAGATTGCTCGCGGAGGCCAACGAAGAGGAGAACTGGCGCTTCCGTTCGTATCTCAAGGGTGCCAACCTGTCGACAGCTGCCCTTGATCGCCTTGTCTGGCGGCACCTCGAGGCGGTCACCCGGCACATTGACTGCTGTGCCTGTGCGAACTGCTGCAGAGCTGTCTCTCCCCTGCTCACTACTAAGGACGTCCGGAGATTGGCCGGCCATCTCGGCATGGAGCAGGCACAACTGATCAGTGACTATCTTCGACCGTCCAAACAGAAAGGCAGATATGCGCTGGGGCAGCTGCCCTGCCGTTTTCTCAATGGAACCCGTTGCAGCGCCTACGATGTGCGTCCCGATGACTGCCGGTCGTTCCCGCACCTGCATAAGCGCGAGTTCAGGTCCCGGCTAATAGGGGTCGTTGAGAACTGCTCCATCTGCCCGATCGTTTACAACGTGTTCGAGGGATTGAAGTCGGCATTGTGGGGAAGAGGGAGGCAGAGCGGTTAG